A genomic window from Eleginops maclovinus isolate JMC-PN-2008 ecotype Puerto Natales chromosome 9, JC_Emac_rtc_rv5, whole genome shotgun sequence includes:
- the LOC134869321 gene encoding cytochrome P450 2J6-like, with the protein MSMFGFFVDLDVTTLLLFFVIFILTADYVKNRRSGSFPPGPRAFPIVGNMFTLDHKRTHESMTKLAEKYGNVYSLRMGQSWMVVLNRFEVLKEALVTQGDSLVDRPEMPLQHDVSRGLGVVFSSGNIWKQHRRFALSTLRIFGFGKKSLEPIVLDEFTYCAQYFNSFKGKPLNPHIVLNNAVSNIICHLVFGHRFEYGDEKFIKLMEWFSESLEIEGSIWAQLYNSFPWLMRCLPGPHQTVKRIWKDVMDFIRVEIKNHKQNWDPSDPRDYIDCFLNEIQTVKGQAGNSFDEENLLMSVLDLFVAGSETTSTTLRWAFLYMAKYPEIQAKVQDEIDGVIGQSRQPSMEDRANLPYTDAVIHEIQRIGNIAPLSLPHLTNKEIKLGGYTIPKGVTIIPNLTSVLFDKNEWETPNTFNPGHFLNKEGKFVKRAAFIPFSAGKRVCLGESLARMELYLLFTSFMQRFTFSMPPGVKPNMGFNFGITLAPVQYEICVTSR; encoded by the exons ATGTCTATGTTTGGATTCTTTGTTGACTTGGATGTCacaactctgctgctctttttTGTAATCTTCATCCTCACTGCAGATTATGTAAAGAACCGTCGGTCGGGCAGCTTTCCTCCAGGACCCCGGGCATTTCCTATTGTGGGCAACATGTTTACTTTGGATCACAAAAGGACCCATGAGAGCATGACGAAG TTAGCAGAGAAATATGGAAACGTGTACAGCCTGAGAATGGGCCAGTCATGGATGGTGGTGTTGAACAGGTTTGAGGTTCTGAAAGAAGCTCTGGTTACTCAGGGAGACAGTCTGGTGGATCGCCCAGAGATGCCTCTGCAGCATGACGTATCCCGGGGACTAG GTGTAGTTTTCAGTAGTGGAAACATCTGGAAGCAGCACAGGCGTTTCGCACTTTCAACCCTCAGGATTTTCGGATTTGGCAAGAAGTCTCTTGAGCCCATCGTCTTGGATGAATTTACATATTGTGCACAATACTTCAATAGCTTCAAAG GTAAACCATTGAATCCACACATTGTCCTCAACAACGCCGTCTCCAACATCATCTGCCATCTGGTTTTTGGACATCGCTTTGAGTACGGTGATGAGAAATTTATTAAACTGATGGAGTGGTTCAGTGAAAGTCTAGAGATTGAAGGCTCCATCTGGGCACAG CTCTACAACTCGTTCCCTTGGCTGATGAGGTGTCTGCCAGGGCCGCATCAGACGGTCAAGCGGATCTGGAAAGATGTAATGGACTTCATAAGAGTAGAGATTAAGAACCACAAACAGAACTGGGACCCCTCAGACCCAAGAGACTACATCGACTGCTTCCTGAACGAGATTCAGACG GTTAAAGGGCAGGCAGGAAATAGTTTTGATGAGGAAAACCTGCTAATGTCTGTCTTGGATCTGTTTGTGGCTGGATCTGAGACCACTTCCACTACGTTGCGCTGGGCTTTCCTCTACATGGCAAAGTACCCCGAGATCCAGG CAAAGGTCCAGGATGAGATAGACGGAGTGATTGGACAGTCCAGACAGCCGTCCATGGAAGATCGCGCAAACCTGCCCTACACTGATGCCGTCATACACGAGATCCAGAGGATTGGCAATATAGCTCCTCTCAGCTTGCCTCATCTAACCAACAAGGAAATTAAGTTGGGAGGCTACACAATCCCAAAG GGTGTTACAATAATCCCCAATCTGACCTCGGTGCTGTTTGACAAGAATGAGTGGGAGACGCCCAACACCTTCAACCCAGGACACTTTCTGAACAAGGAGGGAAAGTTTGTGAAACGAGCTGCTTTCATTCCTTTCTCTGCTG GTAAGCGGGTGTGTCTGGGGGAGAGTCTGGCCAGAATGGAGCTTTACCTCCTCTTCACCTCTTTCATGCAGCGCTTCACCTTCTCCATGCCTCCCGGGGTGAAGCCTAATATGGGTTTTAACTTCGGCATCACTCTAGCACCGGTTCAATATGAAATCTGTGTAACCTCACGCTAA
- the LOC134869322 gene encoding cytochrome b-c1 complex subunit 6, mitochondrial — protein sequence MVFEEKMILNGEPEDEEEEEEEEEDLVDPLETMRQKCAETEHCVHTQERLEDCETRVGSRSSTAEDCTEELFDFLHARDHCVSHKLFHSVK from the exons ATGGTTTTCGAGGAGAAGATGATCCTGAACGGAGAGCCAGAGGAT gaggaagaagaagaggaagaggaggaagacctGGTG gATCCTCTGGAAACAATGCGACagaagtgtgcagagacagagCACTGCGTTCACACTCAAGAGCGTCTGGAGGACTGTGAGACCAGGGTTGGCTCCCGGTCCTCGACGGCGGAGGATTGTACTGAGGAGTTGTTTGACTTCCTGCATGCTCGGGACCACTGT GTGTCACACAAACTGTTCCACTCGGTGAAATAA